The Magnolia sinica isolate HGM2019 chromosome 9, MsV1, whole genome shotgun sequence sequence TGATTTGGAAATAAGGCTCTATTCAAATTTAGCCACTCAATAGAGGGGGGGCTGTTGTGTGTGAGAGGATAGGATTTTGCCCCGCATGGACCCTTCTCTTATTATCTTGGGTGCCTCTACTCTTTTCTCCTCCCTGTCCACTAAGATTTGCCACTCCTTCCTCTTCTTATCTCCCACACTTGAGGTCCTAGATCCTTTTGGTCCCCTCACTTTGATATCTATTCCTCCCTATGCTTCCCCTCTTGCTCTGGTCCCTGACCCTGCGTTTGCTTTCCCCCCTATAGGCGGCGGTGTGTTTGGACCATCTTTGTCTGTTTGCTACTCTTGGTCGGGCATTTTGGCTGAAGTCATGGCGAGTTTGGTTGAGGCTGTTTGGGGAAAGAGATGGATTAGGAAGGCGATCAACCACGTGGGAAGGCTGGTTGGTATGGTGTTTGGAGTAGAGATGAGGACTATGCTATCCTCTTTCAGCTTGTTGAAGAGAGAGGCCTTCGGCGGAGTCTGACCTAGCTTTCCCGAAAGTCCCTGATCCTCCACAAAAGGGGTAGGGAGTTGGTTAATTTGAGGTAGGCGCTTGCGCTTTGTCTGTGCTATTCCTAGGGTTGAGAGAAGAGGGAGCAGGGTGAGGCTTGTTCCCCAATGAAGATTCTGAGCTGGAATGTGTGCTAGCTTGGGTATCCCTAGGTAAAAGGTATTTGCTCTATATTTAATGCTAAGATTATTATTCTCCATGAAACTAAACTTTAGAAGATAGATTGTGCTCCAGTAATATCTATCTGGGGTCGGAGGAGTGTTGATTGGGAAGCATGGATGTGATTGGTTTTGCGGATGGTATTTTGTTTCTTTAGGATTCGCAGGATTAGGCCAGAGAAGACAACTCGAAGGGCCATTTCTTTATTTTTGTGACCTTCTAGGGGGTTCCTCTGGCTTCAGATGGATTCTCACAGGAGTCTTTGGCCCCAATCAGCCTTCCCTTTGCCCTCTTATATGGGATGAGTTATTCGATGCCTTCTCGAGATGGCTTCCTTCGTGGTGAATGGGAATTGGGTGTCCAAAAGTATGAAAGGTTTTTCTAACTGGGTGATGAAGCATGAGTTTATCGATCTGCCTTTGGGAGGTGTTAGGTTTACTTGGTTAAATGGCCAGGTGAATCCATCCATGTCTAAGTTGGACAAATTCCTTGTTTATCCTAGGTGGGTTGACTCTTTCCCTTTAGCTCGTCAAAGGAGCTTCCCTAAGCTTGTTTTAGATAATTGTCCAGTTATCTTGGAGATGGACGAGGTAGACCGAGGTCCTAAACCCTTTCACTTGAGTTGGACTGGCTCAAGGTGGAAGGTTTTAAGGACTTGGACTCATGTTGGTGGCCTTCCTTTGTGGTCGTAAGTCGAGCGGGGTTCAAGCTATTTCACAAGTTAAAACTTCTGAAAGCTAAGTTGAAGGTCTAGAAGAAAGAAGCTTTTGGGTGGAGAGAGCTGGAGCTCGATTCTATTCTTCGGGAGATTTAGCTGTTGGACATTAAGGAGGAAGACAGTCAGTAATTAGATCAAGAGAAGGCTTCTAAAGATAAGCTCTTTGCAGATTATTGTGCTCGTATAAGGAGGAAGACATTCAGTAATCAGATCAGGATTTAGCCCCGTATGGACCCTTCTCTTATTATCTTGGCTTAAGGAAGGCGAAAAGAACACTAAGTTCTTCTATGGTATTGCCGGTGCTAGAGCTCGAGCCAATTGCATTTCTTCCCTTATTATGGATGGGGTAAGGTTATCTGAGAAGAAGTTTATCTATGATGCTAGTGTTAATTTTTATTTATCCCTGCTGTCGGAGGATCCCTGGTTCCACCGGCCCGACCCTTCATAACTTGGCATTCGATCATCCCTCCCCTGAGGAGGCGACTTCTCTTGAGGCCTTGTTGGCGAGGAGAAAGTCAAGGCTGCTGTTATGAGCCTCGAGCGGGACAAAGCCCTGGAGCCTGACGGGCTCCCCTTAGCTTTCTTCCAAAAAATTTGGGAGCTAATTAAGCTTGATCTGATTAGTTTTGTCTCGGACTATGAACCTGATGTTTATATGGTGGATGGTTTCAAAAAGTTGATCCGTTGCTTCGAGGTTGTTTTGGGGCTAGGGAAAACCTGCCCGAAAGTGCATTGCTGGGTATCCATTTGTCTGAGGCTGAGGTGTCTCGGCTTGCTGAGTCCTTTGGATGCCGGGTTGGATCTCTTCCCTCTTCTTATTTGGGCTTGTCTTTGTGCGATGGTAAGGTTGCGAAGCATCTTtgggattcggtgatcgagagaTTGGAGAGGAAGTTGTCGTCTTGGAAAAGCAAGCTCCTGTCTTTGGTTGGTAGAATCACTCTCATTAAGACAACCCTCTCAAATCTCCCAGTCTATTTTTTGTCGTTGTTTAAATGCCCAAGATCAATCCTTAATAGGATTAGTAAGCCCTGCTATGATTTTCTTTGGCAAGGGGGAGAATCTAGAGGTAAGTTCCACCTTTTAAGTTGGAAGGAGGTTTGCAGACCCTATGATGAGGAAGGTGCCGGTATCCGTTGGCTAGATCTTTTGAATTTTGCTCTATTGGGAAGTGGGTTTGGAGATTCGGGTCTGAGGAGAATAACTGAAGGAGGTTCGTTATTACTGCTAAATATGGTTTTTCCCTTTTGGGATAGTGGACGAAGAATTCCTCCCTCTATCGGGCCTCATACTTGTGGAAAGCCATAGCTCAAGTAGCTTTTGAGGTTCTCTTTGGGGTAGGCTTTGTTGTCAGGGATGGCTCGAGAGTGAGGTTTTGGGAGGATATCTAGTGCGGGGATTCCCCTTTTCGAGATATCTTCTCGTATCTGGCCAACTTGTGCTCCTTCGTTGAAGGCTCGTTGGATAGATGTTTCTGCATCGGAGGTGCTTGGATCTCTTTATGCCATTGGAGCTTATTTGATGTTGAGTTTGATGATTTCCTTTGGCTTCTTTCTCGCTTGCAGGGATGCAACCATCTCTGGGAGCTAGAGAGACGCTGGTGCAACTAAAAGACAAATTAGGGGCATTTTTGGCAAGGTCCTTTTTCATGGTCCTACTCTTGCTCGAATCTCCCGCTTCctacttccttttctttctttctttcttttttcccggGAGCTAGAGACGTGCTATTGTAGCTTAAAGACCGGGGCATTTTTGGCGAGGTCCTTCTTCATGGTCATACTCTAGCTCGAATCTCCTGCTTCTTGCTTCctacttccttcttcttcttcttcctttttttttttttccttttctttctaggAGCTAGAGATGTGCTGGTGTAGCTTAAAGACAAATTGGGGGCATTGTTGGCGAGGTCCTTCTTCATGGTCCTACTCTAGCTCGAACCTCCTGCTTAGTActtcctctgtgtgtgtgtgtgtgtgtggaggaaATGCTTCCTACTTCTAAACAAGCCATATCTGGTCTTATGGTGCTTTGCTCAAAGTGGCGGCCTTTGCTTGGCTTGTTGGCAGAAGTAGGATCCTGACTATCGATAACCAGTGCAAGAGGGCAATGGTGCAGCCTAATGCTTGCCTTCTTTGTCTTGGGGATGTGGAATCTGTGAATCATTTGCTTCTTCATTGCCCTTTTCTTTGGCGGTTTGGTCTGCTATATTATCTTCTTTCAGTGTTTGCTGGGTGGTGTCGGGTTTTACTGTAGATCTTTTCTTATCCTGGCATGCTGGTGGTTGTGGTAAGTAGGGCAGATCCCGGTGGCGAGTTCATCTTTTGGCTGTCCTTTAGTCGATTTGGGGGGGAAGGAACAATCATTGCTTTCGCAATAGGAGTTCTTCTGATAAGGGGGTTGTAAATCGGATTATGTTGTTAATCAGGGAGTGGGCTCCCGAAGGGGTTGTTTTCCCATTCTcttttggttttgttttcttttcagcCTTTGGCCTTTAATAAAGTGCAttatcttccaaaaaaaaaaagagaggaaatttTTATGACACAGTCAATGCAAAGTGGGATGCAAAAAACGGGTGATCTGGATTGCCAAAACATTGTCCCACTGGTTAAAATTATGAACCTGCGTATTCTGTGCAAAGATGGGGGCAGCGTATCATAATGttcctcttttcctctctttgttgttgttgttgctgatgCTGCAATTTCTGTTTGGGAGACTCCTTAGATGCCCCCAGCATTTTACATGTGCATCCTTCCATTTTGCTTTTGATACCAGACAGTAGAAATTTGCAGGCGCATGCATAAAATAATGGGATGTGAATGTTATTTTTGCTGAAATGCTCCTGTTCCAGCCCTTTTCACATGTAATAAGCTTCAATTCACCTACATCAAgcatttcaaaatatcattttgggCACATGCATAAAAAATGGGGTGTAGATCAAGGTTACTTGGATTGTCGGTCACTTTGGTACATTTTCATGAATGGGTATGCAGTACACTATTTCCTCCAATATGTGGTACACTAGGGGTAGGATCATGAATGTCACTCCAATACATACACTGTTTGCAGTATTGTTTTATACAAACTCATGCTGCAATTTATATAAGAAATGATGAATGTTATTCTTAGACCCTgcatgcttaatgttatattataactaaataaataaaagtgtatatatattttttgaaacataactgaattttattaaaaacatGCCAAAAGCTACTCAGGATTTCAACCTGAACAAGCTATAAAAGAGGCAAAGAGGCGTATATCACAAGACTTTATATACAAGAAGCCCGCCCAACACCTCAACCTTAACCTGCCTAATCATTTCCCCCACCAACCCACTTTTGTTTAGGAAACAACGCCTATTTCTTTCCCCCCATAACACCCATAAAACTACCATGCAAACCAACTGTCAAACCATTCTTCTTTATTTCCCATCCCCTTCTCCATGCAATCTGAGAGATGATCTTCAATGGTCCCGGATACCATGCGCGCCACGTTGAAAAAACTAAGAAAACCCTCCCATACCTTCTGAGCGGCAGTGAAGGAAAGATAGTTGATGGATTCCACATCTTCTGGGCAGAGTAAGTAGACATTGGGGAGCACCATTCTTCTTCCTTGCAGATTGTCCACAGTAAGGATTCTTCCCCCAACGAGAAGCCAGACAAATGCGAGAATGTCCATAGTAAGGATTCTTTTCCtttccatttttttcaataaccTTCTCCTTAACCTTCTCCTTAAGATGGAGACATTGCTACGATGAGGGAAATGACCCTGTGCTACACCTGAAGATCCCCACTTACTCCACTTCTTTCATGGACATGTGCCCCCCAAAAGCTCGTTCCGCAACCACTTCAAAGCACCTCACAACTTTCCTCAAATCATCTACCATCACACCATCCTCTTCACAAAAGAGAATCGTGTCATCGACAAAATGAGGGCAAGAAATCTGGAGGCCTGAATTAGCCACCTAGAAGCCACGAAACAAGCTAGCCGCTTGACCTGTATCCAATATTTTGCTTAGAGCCTCAGCCACCACCACAAAAAGGAAGGGGGAGAGGGTCCCCCTTGCCAAATTCATCTCGAGGCCTTTTGGAGACCTGTTGACCAGCACCAAGAATTTCGCGGTCGAATACATTCCTAGATCCATCTTCTCTACCTTTGCCTGCATCCCAGCTTCCTAAGCATGTAGTCCAAAAAGTGCTAATCAACATGATCATAGGCCATCTCAATGTCCATCTTGCAAAGAATACTCTTCTTACCTGCCTTATGCTAAGAATCAATACATTCATGCGCTATCAGCGCACTATCAAGAATTTGCCTGCCGGCCACAAACGCTCCTTGGACTTTTGAGATAACCCTAGCTAGGACCAACCTGAGTTTTGATGCTAATGTTTCAGCTGGAATCTTGTATGGTCCACCAATCAAACTAATTGGTTTAAAATCCTTCAGACAATCAACACCTTCCACATTCGGAATGATAGCAATGAAGGAAGCCCCTAGACTCAACTAAAGTTGGCCCCTCTCAAAGAATTCTATCATAAATCCCATCACATCAACTTTGACGACCTCCTAAAAAACCTGGAAGAAGGCCATCGGGAACCCATCTGGGCTTGTGGCCTTGTCCCTCCCCAAAGAATCAGCCACTCTAACTTCTTCAGAAAACAGCCTCTCCAGAAACAACATCCAAAACCGATATCTGGTTAAATGCCAAATTACCCAACCAAGGCCTCACCCAAGCTTCCCTGGTTAGCAAGTCCTTATCATTGAGCAATTGCCTCACAAGCTTGCTCTTTTTCCTCGACTCTTCTACCCTCCACAACAATTACAATACTAATCTTGTTAAATCTTGCCCTGGCACTAGCGATGTGATGCATTGGAAAAACTGTGTTTTTATCTCCCTGCTTCAGCCAAACTGCTCTAGATCTTGCCTCCACTTAATCTCTTCCTCCTTGAGGTGATTAGCATAGTCTAGAGATTAACTTCACCCGCAAAGCCTTTTCCTCAAGAATTCCTCACCTTCTTCTTTAATGTTGTAAGTATAAACCTCTACATTGTAAATACAAATTTGCATCAACTAACTCGATAGTAAGAATATATATCCATAATTCTGGGTCGCTAAAAACTGTAGTCTGGATCGCGAATGACCTAATCTGGATTGCTTGATCCAAAATGGAAAACATGGGGGATTTTGTGTTGTAGGCAACATTGGTGTAGATATCACCTTATTTTGTTTTTCTTCACGAAAACTAGAGTATATAGATTACAAAGTAGAGCTGTAACTATCATTTCACATAAATGTGTCTGGCTCCCTACTCCCACATATTTCACATGTAAGTCACTTCAATTCATCTGCATTGATGGGTGAGTTTTCTTATTTCTCCTATACTTCTTGCCGTTTTTGTTTGTGAGCCACTATTAAAATCCTGACCTTCTGATGCATACACAGTCAGCTTGGTAGTTGAGTTGGTACTGCACTGGctctcccaaggcatggcctggaATTGAGTCTCCGTACCACAGTGGCATTCAGAGAGGCAGTGGCCCTGAAGCCGTACcccaaaaaagatgaaaaaaataggGTGTATATTTAAAAATGCAAGGTTACATATCATTATCCTTTCGTTCTTGTTTTTTTTTATGACATTCTGTTTGAAATTGACAGTGCGGTTGCGATGCAGCGGAATTCACCCTGATGACCATCCTGTTAAAACAGAGATTGTaagatttctttctttctttcttcttcttcttcttcttctcttttttttttttttttttgtcttttgggGAAAAAATATTTATGAGGCCAGTTTTCCTGTTTCTGACAGATTGGAACTTCCCTAGTGGGTTAATTTGGGTATTTAtgatttttaaaatgtttttatgggtttcctctctctcttttttttctttttttttaaaaaaaatatatataaaaatttaatATGGGTTCcctatgatttttatttatttatttattattattattatttttaatgggtTTCCCCATTAATCATCtggtttctttgatttttttactGCCTTCTTTTTTACTGTttgttcatcttcttctttaaTCTTTTGGATGAGTTGGTTTTGTTTTGTGATTTTACTGCTTTTCCAAACGggtcttcttttccttttattttttgttttgatgaTTTTTTGAAGGGTATTCCATTTTGAGAGATTTGGAAAAGCACCATCTCATTGAAAGGTTCTATACATCTGCCATTTCTCAACGCAGTTCTTTAGACAAAGACTCCGTTTTCTCCTTTTTCCTCATGGTAAATCTTTCTCAGAACATGGAGTGTGAATCAAACCCATGTTTGAATTGaaactgaatatatatatatatatatataaacatttggGTGAGTCgagcttgaaaattttgtgatttcTACTGGTTTTCAATATATCTATTTTCTTTCCGATCATTTTCATAAGTTAATTTGgagttcttttcctttttttctttgtgATTTTTCCCCTTTTGTTTGTAGGAGAGGCTAAGATTGTACGAAGAGAAACTCGAGCGATATAATGGTTGGAGTAAAGGTATCCTCTTACACTTCTTCATTTTACTACTTTTCTAGAATATCCACCTACCACACTTCTTCATTTTACTACTTTTCTTGAATATCCACCTACCATTAAATTTTGTTTTTTTGCTTTGTATTGTTATTCAAACTCATCTTTAtattggactctctctctctctctctctctctctctctctctctctcctcattcTCTTGTCATGTGTTGTTTTAGAGCCACTGCGACCTTCTACTACAATAAACTATCAAGCAGCAACTCGTTTCATTGAGCATTCTTTGCCTGATCTAACAGCAGGTATTGAACCATTCTTTGTTCCTCTGGTTCACATTGTTTCTGTATTGCTTGACATTGTTTTGTTGATGAGAGATGTAACTTTGCAGAACAGAAGCAAAGTATGCAGGATATCAGTAGAAGGGAGGGGCGTAAGAGCAGTTTTCATGAGCACCGGGGCTCCCGCAAGAAGAGGAAGGGCCCGTCATCTGAGAAACACCAATCTGTTCGAGATGCTGCACGGGAGTTCCTCGAGAAGGCAACACGGGAGCTTCTCGGTGCTGAAGATGATGTGAGGGGGCCTCTGAGAAATCAGAGTTTGGATGAAGAAGATTTGTCGATGATGAGTTGATGGTTATTCAGTCATCCAGGTTCGAATTGATGCTTATGTCCACCCCATGCCTTATTGTAGCAGGATAGTGTGCCACTCAACATTTACCCTTTCTTTGTGTTGAGAATGCTATGATTTTTACTTGTTTTGGTTTATAAGGATCTTATTTTGAAGAGGCCAAGCTCCTTGTTTAGAACGTGGTTTGTAGATGTGGGACCATGGTTGGTCTATTGAAACCATTGATCTGAGTCCTCCATTATGGATGGATGATTCCCCAAAATGGGAGATCCTAGCCATGAATCATTGGCCTTTCCTCCATGGTTTGTTCGTGCATTACTTTTTAACCATGTATTTGAATGCCAAATTGGGAGGATATTctgggaatggtccatccatggttggAGCCcgcagatcaatggcttggatagaccatggggcccacatctacAAAGCAAGATCCGAACAGGGAAGTTCGCTGTTCTGAATGAATGAGGAACTCTGCCTCCATTTTGAAACAACCATTGTAACTTCAATTTTTGAGTATGAAGTATATTGCAAGTCTGAAATCTAGTATGGAACTCATTCTACTCATTAGACACGATACACTGCTGATATTGCGATGGTCTGCCTAAATACATTTTTGTAGATTCAAGGGCATGCTGTAGGGACCAAAATCTTAATCTTTGACTAGGATGAAGGCCAAGGACATGGGCTCCATATGAGACCGCACCCCCAGGAAAAAAATGctattttggggcccatttgatcagtCCAAATCATGAAGCGAACTTGATAGCCTATGAAATGGGAccaatttcatatcattttgacgtcatttgaaatttaaaattagtCTTGGCGAGGGccactgaagtgggccacatgagttcaTGATTCCATAATCACGCTTAAGGGATGATGCTACCTATTCTATCGATGACATTAGAAAAGAGAAACAAAagaaggtccaatcatcatcttgagacTTTTATTCTGTAACGCTCCACCCAAGGATACAATATTGTCCGTTTTGCTCACAGGACTCATAGGtttgttctcggggttgcccCCAAAATGCGTTGTATCCTTAAGGTAAAAACCCCACATATAGCCAGGTCGATTGAGCACTCCCTTTTCGACGTGGGATGAGCGTGCTATCCCCGaccaactggagcgctattttcgaagccTGACTAATCTCACATGGACTCGGTTGACAACCCACGCTCGTACCACAGCCTGGCTGGGTAGGCACCCCCCCTCTCTCTCGGGAGATAGAGCGCtctcgctttgataccatttgtaacgccCTACCTAAGGACATAATATTATTCGCTTTGCCTATAGGGCTCACGGCTTTGCTCTCGGGGTTGCCCCCAAAACGCGTTGTATCCTTAATGTGAGAACCCCACATATAGCCAGGTCAATCGAGCACTCCCTTTTCGATGTGGGACGAGCGCATTACCCCCGACCAACTGGAGTGCTATTTTCGAAGCCTGACCGATCCCACATGGACCCGAATGACAACCCATGCTCGGACCACAGCTTGGCTGGGCAGGCACcacttgtaatgccccgaaaatcggcacccgagtacaaagactctgatcccgagttcccgggtgttGTCCTAATGAGAATGCACGTGTGTActcattcaaattcaaattcatttcGCACATATATAATCAGAGGAGCACAGTTCGACTTAGCGGATCTAAagcaaggtagagataacaataTATTTAGAAATATATGGCTAAAAGTTAAAAATACAGTTCTAATTGTAATGATCgcccaaaatgggattatacaaatcacaatccacaatatacatacccaaggcGGTTAAAGTGTAAAGCCTTCAATCTACACCTAATTCTCTAAAATATAACGGTGTTGACACAACCTGATATAAGCCTACCTATTTAAGGTTTCATTAGTGCCTGCATTAatgatatgcctggttggtgttttaaaacaccgtcccaggtgggagtgagtagctaacttagtggttccattagttctaagttacacatgttatcgataCAATACGCAACTAAtaataaacaagaaatcaaacaattcctaaatactcttgttaaatgtgcatatgaagatatgatatgatgcatgtcctTTTCAAACAATACTCCCTCATATgcgactccgaccacctggttcgcaaatgacaatACTCCCTCAAACGTGCGATTTTAACGCCTGTTTCACCACATTCTAATataatgcgatgcgatgaatgatcatgttagccgagtaattattaagttcaattcatccagtaTGTtcgcgaagctaggataccaacgttatatcacgagtctttATTCGGATCACGTAACTCGTTATCGCACGTAgtgactccttaccagtgtcctttgatccaaatttaggtatcacccgtttatctcacaaattaacaatttcaAGGCTACAGTATGATACCTAaatatatgaggatcaacccAGTATGAATCGTCACCCAATACcgggtatgatcactcagttttgaGGTACGGGtttatcacataaaaccaaattaccacaaggaaatggctcgtcacccaattccattcacgcccggGTCATTtgaacggtactctggcacgCAACCATCGGCCAGGTAATTTGATGGGGGTCATTCGAATAATGGtttatcacctccatcagtgctcactggtcaccatggggaggctcgtcaccccagcataggccgacagctcagacacggtgtttcatactaccatgcccggtttatgagtcttagttgctcactggttactacggagAGACTCATAACCTCAGCGTAGACCGACAGATtggacacaatgtcccataccaccatacccggcttatgagtcttagtgggattatatcgcactaacagttatgaatggacacatccattgggaatggggtatcctagattccatttagtcgtgtcatacattgtgaacgtACATGATTAGTTggttagtggactaatttgattgacctgggagaaccacgacacaaccggcattgggtgcaaacaGCTTGTATAGTCCAGTTACTATCGGTCATCCGTGTTTAACCTgggtcgatcaaacaagcctagggtggccgcctTAACTTGGGCCACCCTTTTAGTTCAggcggttagccaactgacccaatATCGTAGCAATCCTAAGTATCGTTATGGACTAAACACTACATCAAACAACTATAGCATATGTTCTACTacacaaccacttaggcatttcatcgaacatgtaagcatacaTAGAATACTACGTTCACtaaggcattaaatcaaacatgtgagcatgcataaagtaatacaatcccttaagtattaaatcaagcACATGAGTATCGAAAAAGCAATACATTCcaccattcaagcatttcatcaaagaTGTGAGCATCTATATCCaacaaataacatatattatagacaaatcaaaacatttaCATATTAGCATGTACAAATTTATCTACAAGTATCTAAtaattaactgagaccctcaagggtcgataaatggaaacttaGAAATAATGATCCGCACTTTTGTAATGATTTGTCCAACTCAAAGCGCTCATAGGATTAGAGTTATAAAGAAAATCCATCAAAGCCTAAACAATCACATAAACCATTGTAAAGACTAGAAAACCTACCCACAAGACTATATTAGAGAGTAAATTGTATTTCTTACCTCCAATCGCCGTCGAGAGAACTCCCTAAAGAACATGAGAGTGACAATGTAGCTATAGAAAGGGATGAGGGAGTGAATGTGCACAAACCCTCACTCTTCCAAGCttcctatctttctctctctttctttctcctctttctcttctccctcacCCAAGCTAAGGtatgaaattcgtatgagagaagggggtgcccaaatgaggcccttatatagtgttaaatttggtgtaaatggcccaaagggttaggtttttactatactagctctatgggagagtttttctaacctttagggcccaccatgggatgtaCATAttatatacaccgtaggatagttaaccctaatgatgatctacgcatGGATATGATCAGCCTGCCATTTGGACGCGCTGATCGACgggtatgattagaagtctgttcaatggtcaccgatggttGATCGGGGCCGTGGCAATACAAATATGTGTGGGGAAATATCCTTATTCTACATGTGAAGTTTGGGCGTAAACTGACAATCTGAAATCCTTAACTTTgcgtaagagtggacgacccaattcacttaagtttcagcttcttcctttaaagTATTTGCACTTTTCATGCACTCGTCCCTCgactcaagttgagcagttctggacacTATCCAGGTCCGACTCCTGCGATGGATGTCGAGCCTAGTAAGATAGACATTAttgtat is a genomic window containing:
- the LOC131256941 gene encoding uncharacterized protein LOC131256941 — encoded protein: MDGREATTSAVPESVLEPINRTLLKVEELKPNFLEFMAHFDPDVLTEMAPLSRAHALLVLAKAVSTLFTLRLRCSGIHPDDHPVKTEIERLRLYEEKLERYNGWSKEPLRPSTTINYQAATRFIEHSLPDLTAEQKQSMQDISRREGRKSSFHEHRGSRKKRKGPSSEKHQSVRDAAREFLEKATRELLGAEDDVRGPLRNQSLDEEDLSMMS